The following coding sequences lie in one Streptomyces albofaciens JCM 4342 genomic window:
- the ftsZ gene encoding cell division protein FtsZ gives MAAPQNYLAVIKVVGIGGGGVNAINRMIEVGLKGVEFIAINTDAQALLMSDADVKLDVGRELTRGLGAGANPDVGRKAAEDHREEIEEVLKGADMVFVTAGEGGGTGTGGAPVVANIARSLGALTIGVVTRPFTFEGRRRANQAEDGIAGLRDEVDTLIVIPNDRLLSISDRQVSVLDAFKSADQVLLSGVQGITDLITTPGLINLDFADVKSVMSEAGSALMGIGSARGDDRAVAAAEMAISSPLLEASIDGARGVLLSISGGSDLGLFEINEAAQLVSEAAHPEANIIFGAVIDDALGDEVRVTVIAAGFDGGQPPARQQTVLGSQNTGKREEPAPAAGRPAPQAEPRPSSFGGLGSVPVRDEEPAPADPSPLGEVPPPPTSSPQVPPARPYSDTTAEELDVPDFLK, from the coding sequence GTGGCAGCACCGCAGAACTACCTCGCAGTCATCAAGGTCGTCGGCATCGGCGGCGGTGGCGTGAACGCCATCAACCGGATGATCGAGGTCGGGCTCAAGGGCGTCGAGTTCATCGCGATCAACACCGATGCACAGGCCCTGCTGATGAGCGACGCCGACGTCAAGCTGGACGTCGGCCGGGAACTCACCCGTGGCCTGGGCGCCGGCGCCAACCCCGATGTCGGCCGCAAGGCGGCCGAGGACCACCGCGAGGAGATCGAGGAGGTCCTCAAGGGGGCCGACATGGTCTTCGTGACCGCGGGAGAGGGCGGCGGCACCGGCACCGGCGGCGCGCCCGTCGTCGCCAACATCGCGCGTTCGCTGGGCGCCCTGACGATCGGTGTGGTCACCCGCCCGTTCACCTTCGAGGGCCGCCGGCGCGCGAACCAGGCCGAGGACGGCATCGCCGGCCTGCGCGACGAGGTCGACACCCTCATCGTGATCCCCAACGACCGACTGCTGTCCATCTCGGACCGCCAGGTGAGCGTGCTCGACGCGTTCAAGTCCGCGGACCAGGTACTGCTGTCGGGTGTCCAGGGCATCACCGACCTGATCACCACCCCCGGCCTGATCAACCTGGACTTCGCCGACGTCAAGTCCGTGATGTCCGAGGCGGGCTCGGCCCTGATGGGCATCGGCTCGGCGCGCGGCGACGACCGCGCGGTGGCCGCGGCGGAGATGGCGATCTCCTCGCCGCTGCTGGAAGCCTCCATCGACGGCGCACGCGGTGTGCTGCTCTCCATCTCCGGCGGCTCCGACCTCGGTCTCTTCGAGATCAACGAGGCCGCGCAGCTGGTCAGCGAGGCGGCCCACCCCGAGGCGAACATCATCTTCGGCGCGGTCATCGACGACGCGCTCGGCGACGAGGTACGGGTGACGGTCATCGCGGCGGGCTTCGACGGCGGGCAGCCGCCGGCCCGTCAGCAGACCGTGCTCGGCAGCCAGAACACCGGCAAGCGCGAGGAGCCGGCCCCGGCCGCCGGCCGCCCGGCCCCGCAGGCCGAACCGCGGCCGTCCTCCTTCGGCGGCCTGGGCTCGGTGCCCGTACGGGACGAGGAGCCGGCCCCGGCCGACCCGTCCCCGCTGGGCGAAGTGCCGCCGCCCCCGACCAGCTCGCCGCAGGTTCCGCCGGCCCGTCCGTACTCGGACACCACGGCCGAGGAGCTGGACGTCCCCGACTTCCTGAAATAA
- the pgeF gene encoding peptidoglycan editing factor PgeF produces MIGQQHPVLTNDTSGAHFAFTDRWGGVSAAPYAELNLGGAVGDDPESVRTNRELAAKALGLDPAGVVWMNQVHGRDVAVVDGPWRDGAEIPRVDAVVTARRGLALAVLTADCTPVLLADPVAGVTGAAHAGRPGLVAGVVPATVEAMTALGADPARIVARTGPAVCGRCYEVPEAMRAEVAAVVPEAWATTSWGTPAVDMAAGVRAQLAAHGVQVGEHSHICTLESADHFSYRRDRITGRLASYVWLDAEL; encoded by the coding sequence GTGATAGGGCAGCAGCACCCGGTGCTGACGAACGACACGAGCGGCGCGCACTTCGCCTTCACCGACCGGTGGGGCGGGGTGAGCGCCGCTCCGTATGCGGAGCTCAACCTCGGCGGCGCGGTCGGCGACGACCCGGAGTCCGTACGGACCAACCGCGAGCTGGCGGCCAAGGCGCTGGGCCTGGACCCGGCCGGGGTCGTCTGGATGAACCAGGTGCACGGCCGGGACGTCGCCGTGGTCGACGGACCGTGGCGCGACGGCGCCGAGATCCCCCGTGTCGACGCGGTGGTGACGGCCCGCCGGGGCCTGGCCCTCGCCGTGCTGACCGCCGACTGCACCCCGGTGCTCCTGGCCGACCCGGTCGCCGGGGTCACCGGCGCCGCCCACGCGGGGCGCCCGGGCCTGGTGGCCGGGGTGGTCCCGGCGACCGTCGAGGCGATGACCGCGCTCGGCGCCGACCCGGCGCGCATCGTCGCCCGTACCGGACCCGCGGTCTGCGGGCGCTGTTACGAGGTGCCCGAGGCGATGCGCGCCGAGGTCGCCGCGGTGGTGCCCGAAGCATGGGCCACCACCTCCTGGGGCACGCCCGCGGTGGACATGGCCGCCGGGGTCCGTGCCCAACTGGCCGCGCACGGCGTACAGGTGGGTGAACATTCCCACATCTGCACGCTGGAGTCGGCGGACCACTTCTCGTACCGGCGCGACCGCATCACCGGGCGGCTCGCGAGCTATGTATGGCTGGATGCTGAGCTGTGA
- a CDS encoding YggS family pyridoxal phosphate-dependent enzyme: MTDRKAELADNLARVEERISTACDKAGRKRADVTLIVVTKTYPASDVRLLAELGVRHVAENRDQDAAPKAAECSDLSLNWHFVGQLQTNKVRSVVNYADVVQSVDRVKLVTALSKEAVRAGRELGCLIQVGLDAESGDNEGRLGRRGGVAPAGVDALADAIADAEGLRLGGLMTVAPLAGPYAGHPRAAFERLMEISSGLRGNHPAANMVSAGMSADLDDAVAAGATHVRVGTAVLGVRPRLG; encoded by the coding sequence GTGACGGATCGTAAGGCGGAACTGGCCGACAACCTGGCGCGCGTGGAGGAACGAATCTCCACCGCCTGTGACAAAGCCGGTCGCAAGCGTGCGGACGTGACCCTCATCGTGGTCACGAAGACCTACCCGGCGAGCGACGTCCGGCTGCTCGCCGAACTCGGTGTCCGCCACGTGGCGGAGAACCGGGACCAGGACGCGGCACCGAAGGCCGCCGAGTGCTCGGATCTGTCCCTCAACTGGCACTTCGTCGGACAGTTGCAGACCAACAAAGTACGATCTGTGGTCAATTACGCCGATGTCGTGCAGTCGGTCGACCGCGTCAAGCTGGTGACGGCGCTCTCGAAGGAAGCCGTCCGGGCCGGCCGGGAGCTGGGCTGCCTGATCCAGGTGGGACTTGACGCCGAGTCGGGCGACAACGAGGGGCGGCTCGGCCGGCGCGGCGGGGTGGCCCCGGCCGGGGTCGACGCCCTCGCCGACGCGATCGCCGACGCCGAAGGGCTGCGCCTGGGCGGTCTGATGACGGTGGCTCCGCTGGCCGGCCCGTACGCCGGGCACCCGCGGGCGGCGTTCGAGCGTTTGATGGAAATCTCATCCGGCCTGCGCGGGAACCATCCTGCTGCGAACATGGTGTCAGCAGGGATGAGCGCGGACCTTGATGACGCCGTGGCCGCCGGGGCGACACATGTGCGCGTCGGCACCGCGGTACTCGGAGTCCGACCACGGCTCGGGTAA
- the sepF gene encoding cell division protein SepF, whose translation MAGAMRKMAVYLGLVEDDGYDGRGFDPDDEFEPELDPEPDRGRRQQTQVPTEPHPERDEPVRVTQPPAQRESAPPAAESGRPARIAPVASITPDRPNLEKNAPVIMPKVVSEREPYRITTLHPRTYNEARTIGEHFREGTPVIMNLTEMDDTDAKRLVDFAAGLVFGLHGSIERVTQKVFLLSPANVDVTAEDKARIAEGGFFNQS comes from the coding sequence ATGGCCGGCGCGATGCGCAAGATGGCGGTCTACCTCGGCCTCGTGGAGGACGATGGGTACGACGGCCGGGGGTTCGACCCCGACGACGAGTTCGAGCCCGAGCTTGACCCGGAGCCCGATCGGGGACGGCGACAGCAGACCCAAGTACCCACCGAACCGCACCCGGAACGGGACGAACCGGTACGGGTCACCCAGCCTCCCGCGCAGCGTGAGTCCGCACCGCCGGCCGCCGAAAGCGGACGACCCGCCCGAATCGCCCCCGTGGCGTCCATCACACCCGACCGTCCGAACCTGGAGAAGAACGCACCGGTGATCATGCCCAAGGTTGTGTCCGAGCGGGAGCCCTACCGCATCACCACATTGCACCCTCGGACCTACAACGAAGCCCGTACCATCGGGGAACACTTCCGTGAGGGCACTCCGGTGATCATGAATCTCACGGAGATGGACGACACGGACGCGAAGCGACTTGTCGACTTTGCCGCCGGTCTGGTCTTCGGCCTGCACGGCAGCATCGAGCGGGTGACGCAGAAGGTGTTCCTGTTGTCTCCTGCTAACGTCGATGTCACGGCGGAGGACAAGGCCCGCATCGCAGAGGGCGGGTTCTTCAACCAGAGCTGA
- a CDS encoding YggT family protein — protein sequence MSIAGQVIYIALYCFLIVLIFRLVMDYVFQFARSWQPGKPMVVVLEATYTVTDPPLKLLRRFIPPLRLGGVALDLSFFVLMIIVYILITVVRSVLLV from the coding sequence ATGAGCATTGCTGGGCAGGTGATCTACATCGCGTTGTACTGCTTCCTCATCGTGTTGATCTTCCGGCTGGTGATGGACTACGTCTTCCAGTTCGCCCGTTCATGGCAACCCGGCAAGCCAATGGTGGTCGTTCTGGAGGCCACCTACACTGTCACTGATCCGCCACTCAAGCTCTTGCGGCGGTTCATTCCGCCGCTGCGTCTCGGGGGCGTGGCGCTCGACCTGTCCTTCTTCGTATTGATGATCATCGTCTACATCCTGATCACCGTCGTGAGGTCGGTGTTGTTGGTGTGA
- a CDS encoding DivIVA domain-containing protein, which yields MPLTPEDVRNKQFTTVRLREGYDEDEVDAFLDEVEAELTRLLRENEDLRAKLAAATRAAAQNQQQNMRKQQDQQQQDQQQHQQGRPGAPVPAAISGPQPVPPQQQQQQQQLGGPPQLTGGAPQLPAGPGGHGPGPQGPHGPGPMGPGGPLGGPMGGPGGHGGPQLPQPGQGPGGDSAARVLSLAQQTADQAIAEARSEANKIVGEARSRAEGLERDARAKADALERDAQEKHRVAMGSLESARATLERKVEDLRGFEREYRTRLKSYLESQLRQLENQADDSLAPPRTPATASLPPSPSMASAGAGSMGGNHSMGGGQSMGGHGGGSGSAPSYGGQQQMSPAMTQPMAPVRPQGQQPMQQAPSPMRGFLIDEDDN from the coding sequence ATGCCGTTGACCCCCGAGGACGTGCGGAACAAGCAGTTCACGACCGTCCGCCTCCGAGAAGGCTATGACGAGGACGAGGTCGATGCCTTCCTCGATGAGGTCGAAGCCGAACTGACCCGCCTGCTGCGCGAGAACGAGGACCTGCGCGCGAAGCTGGCCGCCGCGACGCGGGCCGCCGCGCAGAACCAGCAGCAGAACATGCGCAAGCAGCAGGACCAGCAACAGCAGGACCAGCAGCAGCACCAGCAGGGCAGGCCCGGCGCTCCCGTGCCCGCCGCCATATCCGGACCGCAGCCGGTGCCGCCGCAGCAACAGCAGCAACAGCAGCAGTTGGGCGGCCCACCGCAGCTGACCGGAGGAGCCCCGCAGCTCCCGGCCGGGCCCGGTGGCCACGGTCCCGGCCCGCAGGGCCCGCACGGCCCGGGTCCGATGGGCCCCGGTGGTCCGCTGGGCGGCCCGATGGGCGGTCCCGGTGGGCACGGCGGCCCGCAGCTGCCGCAGCCGGGTCAGGGGCCGGGCGGTGACAGCGCCGCTCGCGTGCTCTCGCTCGCGCAGCAGACCGCCGACCAGGCGATCGCGGAGGCCCGTTCCGAGGCCAACAAGATCGTTGGTGAGGCGCGGTCGCGTGCGGAGGGTCTGGAGCGGGACGCCCGCGCCAAGGCGGACGCGCTGGAGCGGGACGCGCAGGAGAAGCACCGCGTCGCGATGGGGTCGCTGGAGTCGGCCCGCGCCACGCTGGAGCGCAAGGTCGAGGACCTGCGCGGCTTCGAGCGCGAGTACCGTACGCGGCTGAAGTCCTACCTGGAGAGCCAGCTGCGCCAGCTGGAGAACCAGGCCGACGACTCGCTGGCGCCGCCGCGGACGCCGGCGACCGCCTCGCTGCCGCCGTCGCCGTCGATGGCTTCGGCCGGCGCCGGGTCCATGGGGGGCAACCACTCCATGGGTGGCGGGCAGTCGATGGGCGGTCACGGTGGGGGCTCGGGGAGCGCTCCGTCGTACGGTGGGCAGCAGCAGATGTCGCCGGCGATGACGCAGCCGATGGCTCCGGTGCGGCCGCAGGGGCAGCAGCCGATGCAGCAGGCGCCTTCGCCGATGCGTGGGTTCCTGATCGACGAGGACGACAACTGA
- the ileS gene encoding isoleucine--tRNA ligase: MSQPQYRQVPAQVDLPALEHAVLDFWREQKVFARTLQQSEGRPEWVFYEGPPTANGMPGAHHIEARVFKDVFPRFRTMRGYHVGRKAGWDCHGLPVELAVEKELGFNGKKDIEAYGIAEFNAKCRESVTRHTDAFAALTTRMGYWTDLDDPYRTMDPDYIQSVWWSLKQVFDKGLLVQDHRVAPWCPRCGTGLSDHELAQGYETVVDPSVFVRLPLTSGPLAGEAALLIWTTTPWTLVSNTAVAAHPDVTYVVATNGEENLVVAEPLLEKALGEGWETTGRTFTGRDMERWAYRRPFDLVELEGANFVVNAEYVTTDDGTGLVHQAPAFGEDDLKTCRGYGLPVVNPVRPDGTFEEGLALVGGQFFKKADEHLVADLDARGLLFKHVAYEHSYPHCWRCHTALLYYAQPSWYIRTTAVKDALLRENERTNWFPESVKHGRFGDWLNNNIDWALSRNRYWGTPLPIWRCAEDHLTCVGSLAELTDLTGTDHSNLDPHRPYIDAVTFPCPTCRGTATRVPEVIDAWYDSGSMPFAQWGYPYKNKELFEKRYPAQFISEAIDQTRGWFYTLMAVGTLVFDKSSYENVVCLGHILAEDGRKMSKHLGNTLDPIPLMDQHGADAVRWFMAAGGSPWAARRVGHGTIQEVVRKTLLTYWNTVAFQALYARTSSWAPSASDPAPADRPLLDRWLLSELHALTQGVTDALENYDTQRAGKLLSSFVDDLSNWYVRRSRRRFWQGDAAALRTLHEVIETVTRLMAPITPFITERVWQDLIVPVTPDAPDSVHLSTWPEADPSAIDPELSKQMVLVRRLVELGRATRAESGVKTRQPLSRALVAAAGFETLSPELRTQITEELNVSTLASLSEVGGSLVDTTAKANFRALGKRFGKGVQAVAKAIAETDAAALSLALREGTATITVNDETVPLSPDEVIITETPREGWSVASDTGATVALDLEITPDLRRAGLARDAIRLIQEARKNSGLDVADRIALRWQTTDEEVRTSLTDHQSLIGEEVLATDFAQGEADDTYGPAFEDESLSLTFRLRKTEA; this comes from the coding sequence ATGTCACAGCCTCAGTACCGCCAGGTACCCGCCCAGGTAGACCTGCCCGCCCTTGAGCACGCGGTGCTCGACTTCTGGCGGGAACAGAAGGTCTTCGCCCGTACCCTCCAGCAGTCCGAGGGACGGCCCGAATGGGTCTTCTACGAAGGTCCGCCGACCGCCAACGGCATGCCCGGCGCCCACCACATCGAGGCCCGCGTCTTCAAGGACGTCTTCCCCCGCTTCCGCACGATGCGCGGCTACCACGTCGGCCGCAAGGCCGGCTGGGACTGCCACGGCCTGCCGGTCGAACTGGCCGTCGAGAAGGAGCTGGGCTTCAACGGCAAGAAGGACATCGAGGCGTACGGCATCGCCGAATTCAACGCCAAGTGCCGCGAGTCGGTGACCCGCCACACCGACGCCTTCGCCGCGCTGACCACCCGGATGGGGTACTGGACGGATCTGGACGACCCGTACCGCACCATGGACCCCGACTACATCCAGTCGGTCTGGTGGTCCCTCAAGCAGGTCTTCGACAAGGGCCTGCTGGTCCAGGACCACCGCGTCGCCCCCTGGTGCCCCCGCTGCGGCACCGGCCTGTCCGACCACGAACTGGCCCAGGGCTACGAAACCGTCGTCGACCCCTCGGTCTTCGTCCGCCTCCCCCTCACCTCGGGCCCGCTCGCCGGCGAGGCGGCCCTCCTCATCTGGACGACCACCCCCTGGACCCTGGTCTCCAACACGGCGGTCGCCGCCCACCCGGACGTCACCTACGTCGTGGCCACCAACGGCGAGGAAAACCTGGTCGTCGCCGAGCCCCTCCTCGAAAAGGCCCTCGGCGAGGGCTGGGAGACCACCGGCCGGACCTTCACCGGCCGCGACATGGAGCGCTGGGCCTACCGCCGCCCCTTCGACCTGGTCGAGCTGGAGGGCGCCAACTTCGTCGTCAACGCCGAGTACGTCACCACCGACGACGGTACGGGCCTGGTCCACCAGGCCCCGGCCTTCGGTGAGGACGACCTCAAGACCTGCCGCGGCTACGGCCTGCCGGTCGTCAACCCGGTGCGCCCCGACGGCACCTTCGAGGAGGGTCTGGCCCTCGTCGGCGGCCAGTTCTTCAAGAAGGCCGACGAGCACCTCGTCGCCGACCTCGACGCCCGCGGCCTGCTCTTCAAGCACGTCGCCTACGAGCACAGCTACCCGCACTGCTGGCGCTGCCACACCGCCCTGCTCTACTACGCCCAGCCGTCCTGGTACATCCGCACCACCGCGGTCAAGGACGCCCTGCTGCGCGAGAACGAGCGCACCAACTGGTTCCCGGAGTCGGTCAAGCACGGCCGCTTCGGCGACTGGCTGAACAACAACATCGACTGGGCGCTCTCCCGCAACCGCTACTGGGGCACCCCCCTCCCGATCTGGCGCTGCGCCGAGGACCACCTCACCTGCGTGGGCTCCCTCGCCGAGCTCACCGACCTCACCGGCACCGACCACTCGAACCTCGACCCCCACCGCCCCTACATCGACGCCGTCACCTTCCCCTGCCCCACCTGCCGGGGCACCGCGACCCGCGTCCCCGAGGTCATCGACGCCTGGTACGACTCGGGCTCCATGCCGTTCGCCCAGTGGGGCTACCCGTACAAGAACAAGGAACTGTTCGAGAAGCGCTACCCGGCGCAGTTCATCTCCGAGGCCATCGACCAGACCCGCGGCTGGTTCTACACCCTCATGGCGGTCGGCACCCTCGTCTTCGACAAGTCCTCGTACGAGAACGTCGTCTGCCTGGGCCACATCCTCGCCGAGGACGGCCGCAAGATGTCCAAGCACCTGGGCAACACCCTGGACCCGATCCCGCTCATGGACCAGCACGGCGCCGACGCGGTCCGCTGGTTCATGGCGGCGGGCGGCTCCCCCTGGGCAGCCCGCCGCGTAGGCCACGGCACCATCCAGGAGGTCGTCCGCAAGACGCTCCTCACCTACTGGAACACCGTCGCCTTCCAGGCCCTGTACGCCCGCACCTCCAGCTGGGCCCCCAGCGCGTCCGACCCCGCCCCGGCCGACCGCCCCCTCCTGGACCGCTGGCTCCTGTCCGAACTGCACGCGCTCACCCAGGGCGTCACCGACGCCCTCGAAAACTACGACACCCAGCGCGCGGGCAAGCTCCTCTCCTCCTTCGTCGACGACCTCTCCAACTGGTACGTACGCCGCTCCCGCCGCCGCTTCTGGCAGGGCGACGCCGCGGCCCTGCGCACCCTCCACGAGGTCATCGAGACCGTCACCCGCCTGATGGCCCCCATCACCCCGTTCATCACCGAACGCGTGTGGCAGGACCTGATCGTCCCGGTCACCCCCGACGCCCCCGACTCGGTCCACCTCTCCACCTGGCCCGAGGCCGACCCGTCGGCGATCGACCCCGAGCTGTCGAAGCAGATGGTCCTGGTCCGGCGCCTGGTCGAACTGGGCCGCGCCACCCGCGCGGAGTCCGGCGTCAAGACCCGCCAGCCCCTCTCCCGCGCCCTGGTGGCGGCCGCCGGCTTCGAGACGCTCTCCCCCGAGCTGCGCACCCAGATCACCGAGGAACTGAACGTCTCCACCCTCGCCTCCCTCTCCGAGGTGGGCGGCTCCCTGGTGGACACCACGGCCAAGGCCAACTTCCGCGCCCTGGGCAAGCGCTTCGGCAAGGGCGTCCAGGCAGTCGCCAAGGCCATCGCCGAAACCGACGCGGCTGCCCTCTCCCTCGCCCTGCGCGAGGGCACGGCAACCATCACGGTCAACGACGAAACGGTCCCCCTCTCCCCCGACGAGGTCATCATCACCGAGACCCCGCGCGAGGGCTGGTCGGTGGCCTCCGACACGGGCGCCACCGTGGCCCTCGACCTGGAGATCACCCCGGACCTGCGCCGCGCCGGCCTGGCCCGCGACGCCATCCGCCTCATCCAGGAGGCCCGCAAGAACAGCGGCCTGGACGTCGCCGACCGGATCGCCCTGCGCTGGCAGACCACCGACGAGGAGGTCCGCACGTCCTTGACCGACCACCAGTCCCTCATCGGCGAGGAGGTCCTGGCCACCGACTTCGCCCAGGGCGAGGCCGACGACACGTACGGCCCGGCCTTCGAGGACGAGTCCCTGTCCCTGACCTTCCGCCTGCGGAAGACGGAGGCGTAG